Proteins co-encoded in one Ponticoccus alexandrii genomic window:
- the hspQ gene encoding heat shock protein HspQ has protein sequence MLRTRAKYHLGQVVRHRKHPFRGVVFDVDPEFNNTEEWYEAIPEDSRPIKDQPFYHLLAENEQSFYVAYVSEQNLVADYSGEPVDHPDIPDLFGAFEDGSYALHFQMN, from the coding sequence ATGCTTCGTACGCGCGCAAAATATCATCTGGGCCAGGTTGTCCGGCACCGCAAACACCCTTTCCGGGGGGTGGTCTTCGACGTGGATCCGGAATTCAACAATACCGAGGAATGGTACGAGGCGATTCCCGAGGACAGCCGCCCGATCAAGGACCAGCCTTTCTACCACTTGCTGGCGGAAAACGAGCAGAGCTTCTACGTGGCCTATGTGTCCGAGCAGAACCTCGTGGCGGATTATTCTGGCGAACCGGTGGATCACCCTGACATCCCCGACCTGTTCGGCGCCTTCGAGGACGGCAGCTACGCGCTGCACTTCCAGATGAACTGA
- a CDS encoding lytic transglycosylase — MSRLLRAMTLLLLAGSCGGGGGSGTAPDNLDNACSILQQRPGYYRAFRGTERKWGVPVHVQMATIYQESKFISDARTPLRFSLGVIPQGRQSSAFGYSQALDGTWKEYLASEGQRRARRDDIRDATDFMGWYMAQSNRELGIPMADARNHYLAYHEGRTGFRRGSYNSKAWLLRVSSEVGNRALVYEQQLKSCRHAR; from the coding sequence ATGAGCAGACTCCTTCGCGCCATGACACTCCTTTTGCTGGCCGGCTCCTGTGGCGGCGGCGGAGGGTCTGGCACGGCACCGGACAACCTCGACAACGCCTGTTCGATCCTGCAGCAGCGTCCCGGATACTATCGGGCGTTCCGCGGAACCGAACGCAAGTGGGGCGTCCCGGTGCATGTGCAGATGGCCACTATATACCAGGAAAGCAAATTCATCAGCGACGCGCGCACCCCCCTGCGCTTCTCGCTTGGCGTAATTCCGCAGGGGCGGCAAAGCTCCGCCTTCGGCTACAGTCAGGCGCTCGACGGGACGTGGAAGGAATACCTCGCCTCCGAGGGGCAGCGCCGGGCGCGGCGGGACGACATCCGGGACGCGACCGATTTCATGGGCTGGTACATGGCGCAATCGAACCGTGAGCTTGGCATCCCGATGGCGGACGCGCGCAACCACTACCTTGCCTATCACGAGGGGCGGACGGGGTTCCGGCGCGGCAGCTACAATTCCAAGGCATGGCTCCTGCGCGTATCCTCGGAAGTCGGCAACCGCGCGCTGGTTTACGAGCAGCAGTTGAAAAGCTGTCGGCACGCGCGTTGA
- a CDS encoding DNA translocase FtsK, with the protein MASYQARGRDPLFDSDTAATLERRGRELVGVGLVIVGLIVSAMIASYSPDDPSFLSATDAPVQNWMGRMGAYIAAPLFMIVGAGAWALAAVFLTWGGRLILHRGQGRAMTCLIFAPIWVALCSVYASGLTEGAEWGHNFGMGGLFGDMMMGSIIGILPFSVGLGLKLAQLFLGLGILGLGAFVLGFTRPELKAIGRFGLIGLLVSYATFVRIAGRSASGAMSGAMTGAQRLQAAQQERRARRMAEADAAAAAQEAIPMAAPAPLVATRVRRADPLPAAPVYEDDDDYIFEDDAVYDEPAVPAQPEKGGFLSRMPSLIRRAEPMPEPELVTREVDHDIDAPGEDRIRAKIAKAVSARGKPVAVPGVQKRPDPTKPLTKGRGHGPQPLIFKPQTRGLPPEPPLTAAARSLPPEPPLTAHHAAPMAAGVATDALTATRGLVRAPEPQGAMPRFAAPRHAEPQEAMPRFAEPRAAEPQAAVAPAPVAQPMPEPEEAWQDDAAFAEMRDFDDYGDDDRHDDHHEDRAEAWQAEDSAAWSAESAGTWSDDDFGEAEEATILDHSTPAPTPIHRAAPAMPEPKKVVQQPVRKPVQLSTRAQLEAQPKLSFEDRNVDYELPPLSLLMSPDQVTRHVLSDEALEENARMLETVLDDYGVKGEIVSVRPGPVVTMYELEPAPGLKASRVIGLADDIARSMSALSARVSTVPGRSVIGIELPNDNREMVCFREILAGREFGDGNHKLPLALGKNIGGDPVVANLAKMPHLLIAGTTGSGKSVAINTMILSLLYKLTPEDLRLVMIDPKMLELSVYDGIPHLLSPVVTDPKKAVVALKWVVGEMEDRYRKMSKMGVRNIDGYNGRVADALSRGEMFERTVQTGFDDETGEPVFETEQIEPKKMPYIVVIVDEMADLMMVAGKEIEACIQRLAQMARASGIHLVMATQRPSVDVITGTIKANFPTRISFQVTSKIDSRTILGEMGAEQLLGMGDMLYMAGGSRITRCHGPFVSDEEVEEIVNHLKAFGPPDYVSGVVQGPDDEKADNIDAVLGLNTGGNTGGEDALYDQAVAIVIKDRKCSTSYIQRKLGIGYNKAARLVEQMEEEGVVSAANHVGKREILVPEQQ; encoded by the coding sequence ATGGCATCATATCAGGCACGGGGGCGCGATCCCCTCTTCGACAGCGACACGGCGGCAACGCTGGAACGGCGCGGGCGTGAACTGGTGGGTGTCGGGCTGGTGATTGTCGGGCTGATCGTCTCGGCGATGATCGCCTCCTACTCGCCGGACGACCCGAGCTTCCTCTCGGCCACGGACGCGCCGGTGCAGAACTGGATGGGGCGCATGGGCGCCTATATCGCCGCGCCGCTCTTCATGATCGTGGGCGCTGGCGCCTGGGCGCTGGCGGCGGTCTTCCTGACATGGGGCGGGCGGCTGATCCTGCACCGGGGGCAGGGTCGCGCCATGACCTGCCTGATCTTCGCCCCCATCTGGGTCGCCCTCTGCTCGGTCTATGCCTCGGGCCTGACGGAAGGCGCCGAGTGGGGCCACAACTTCGGCATGGGTGGCCTCTTCGGCGACATGATGATGGGGTCGATCATCGGCATCCTGCCGTTCTCTGTGGGTCTCGGGCTGAAGCTGGCCCAGCTTTTCCTGGGGCTGGGTATCCTTGGCCTTGGCGCCTTCGTGCTGGGCTTTACCCGCCCCGAACTGAAGGCGATCGGACGCTTCGGCCTGATCGGACTTCTGGTCAGCTACGCCACCTTCGTGCGCATCGCCGGGCGCTCTGCCTCGGGTGCCATGAGCGGTGCCATGACCGGCGCACAACGGCTTCAGGCTGCCCAGCAAGAGCGCCGCGCCCGTCGCATGGCAGAGGCCGATGCCGCCGCTGCCGCGCAAGAGGCGATTCCCATGGCCGCGCCCGCGCCGCTGGTCGCGACCCGCGTACGCCGCGCCGACCCGTTGCCCGCCGCGCCGGTCTACGAGGACGACGACGACTACATCTTCGAGGATGACGCGGTTTATGACGAACCCGCCGTCCCCGCGCAGCCCGAGAAGGGCGGGTTCCTGTCTCGGATGCCTTCGCTGATCCGCCGTGCCGAGCCGATGCCAGAGCCGGAACTGGTGACCCGCGAGGTCGATCACGACATCGATGCCCCGGGCGAGGACCGCATCCGCGCCAAGATTGCCAAGGCGGTCAGCGCGCGCGGCAAACCCGTGGCCGTGCCGGGTGTGCAGAAGCGCCCCGACCCGACGAAGCCGCTGACGAAGGGGCGGGGCCACGGGCCGCAGCCGCTGATCTTCAAGCCGCAGACGCGCGGCCTGCCGCCAGAGCCGCCTCTGACCGCCGCCGCCCGCAGCCTGCCGCCAGAGCCGCCGCTGACGGCGCATCACGCCGCGCCCATGGCCGCAGGCGTCGCGACGGATGCGCTGACCGCGACCCGCGGGCTTGTCCGGGCGCCCGAGCCGCAGGGCGCCATGCCTCGCTTTGCCGCGCCGCGCCATGCCGAGCCGCAGGAGGCCATGCCGCGCTTTGCCGAACCGCGTGCCGCCGAGCCGCAGGCCGCGGTCGCGCCGGCGCCCGTTGCGCAGCCGATGCCGGAGCCGGAAGAGGCATGGCAGGACGATGCCGCCTTTGCAGAGATGCGCGATTTCGACGACTACGGTGACGACGACCGCCACGATGACCACCATGAGGACCGGGCCGAGGCTTGGCAGGCCGAGGACAGCGCCGCGTGGTCGGCCGAAAGCGCCGGGACATGGTCGGACGACGATTTCGGAGAAGCGGAAGAGGCCACGATCCTCGACCACTCCACCCCCGCGCCCACGCCGATCCACCGCGCCGCTCCCGCGATGCCGGAGCCGAAGAAGGTCGTGCAGCAGCCGGTGCGCAAGCCGGTGCAGTTGTCGACCCGCGCCCAGCTGGAGGCGCAGCCCAAGCTGTCCTTCGAGGACCGCAACGTGGACTACGAGCTTCCGCCGCTGTCCCTTCTGATGTCGCCGGATCAGGTGACGCGCCACGTCCTGTCCGACGAGGCGCTGGAAGAAAACGCGCGGATGCTGGAAACCGTGCTCGACGACTACGGCGTGAAGGGCGAGATCGTGTCCGTGCGCCCCGGTCCCGTCGTCACCATGTACGAGCTGGAACCGGCGCCGGGCCTGAAGGCCAGCCGTGTCATCGGCCTTGCCGACGACATCGCGCGCTCGATGTCGGCTCTGTCCGCGCGCGTCTCGACCGTGCCGGGGCGGTCTGTGATCGGCATCGAACTGCCCAACGACAACCGCGAAATGGTCTGCTTCCGCGAGATCCTCGCAGGCCGCGAATTCGGCGACGGCAATCACAAGCTGCCGCTTGCCCTCGGCAAGAACATCGGCGGCGATCCGGTCGTGGCCAACCTTGCCAAGATGCCCCACCTGCTGATCGCGGGCACCACGGGTTCGGGCAAGTCGGTTGCGATCAACACCATGATCCTGTCGCTGCTCTACAAGCTGACGCCCGAGGACCTGCGCCTCGTCATGATCGACCCCAAGATGCTGGAACTCTCGGTCTATGACGGCATCCCGCACCTGCTGTCCCCCGTCGTCACCGACCCCAAGAAGGCCGTCGTGGCCCTGAAGTGGGTCGTGGGCGAGATGGAGGACCGCTATCGCAAGATGTCCAAGATGGGCGTGCGCAACATCGACGGCTACAACGGCCGCGTCGCCGACGCGCTGTCGCGGGGCGAGATGTTCGAGCGCACGGTCCAGACCGGCTTTGACGACGAGACCGGCGAGCCCGTCTTCGAGACCGAACAGATCGAGCCCAAGAAGATGCCCTACATCGTGGTCATCGTCGACGAGATGGCCGACCTGATGATGGTCGCGGGCAAGGAGATCGAAGCCTGCATCCAGCGCCTTGCACAGATGGCGCGGGCCTCGGGCATCCACCTCGTGATGGCCACGCAGCGCCCGTCGGTCGACGTCATCACCGGCACGATCAAGGCGAACTTCCCCACCCGGATCTCCTTCCAGGTGACCTCGAAGATCGACAGCCGCACCATCCTTGGCGAGATGGGGGCAGAGCAGCTTCTGGGCATGGGCGACATGCTTTACATGGCGGGCGGGTCGCGGATCACGCGCTGCCACGGTCCCTTCGTGTCGGACGAAGAGGTCGAGGAGATCGTCAACCACCTCAAGGCCTTCGGCCCGCCGGATTATGTCTCGGGCGTGGTGCAGGGGCCGGACGACGAGAAGGCCGACAATATCGACGCGGTGCTGGGCCTGAACACCGGTGGCAACACCGGGGGCGAGGACGCGCTGTACGATCAGGCGGTGGCGATCGTCATCAAGGACCGCAAGTGTTCGACCTCTTACATCCAGCGCAAGCTGGGCATCGGCTACAACAAGGCCGCGCGCCTCGTCGAGCAGATGGAGGAAGAGGGGGTCGTCTCTGCCGCGAATCACGTCGGCAAGCGCGAGATCCTCGTGCCCGAGCAACAGTAG
- a CDS encoding LolA family protein yields the protein MIRKTLAALALTLLALPAQAQQLSLGEISKYLNSIQSAVGTFTQINADGTISTGEISIKRPGKVRFDYNPPERALVMASAGAVYILDRKLGATADTYPLNQTPLSIILDRNVDLTRAGMVTAHQYDGTATVVTAQDPKRPEYGSIQLKFTGSPVELRQWVITDGDGTKTTVVLGGLQKKDLPNRLFYIDPELEKLRN from the coding sequence ATGATCCGCAAGACCCTCGCCGCACTGGCCCTGACCCTGCTTGCGCTGCCCGCGCAGGCACAGCAGCTCTCGCTGGGTGAGATCTCGAAGTATCTCAACTCCATCCAGTCCGCGGTCGGCACCTTCACCCAGATCAACGCCGATGGCACGATCTCGACCGGCGAGATCTCGATCAAGCGTCCGGGCAAGGTGCGTTTCGACTACAATCCGCCAGAGCGGGCGCTGGTGATGGCCTCTGCAGGCGCGGTCTATATCCTCGACCGCAAGCTGGGCGCCACCGCCGACACCTATCCGCTGAACCAGACGCCGCTGTCGATCATCCTTGATCGCAACGTTGATCTGACCCGTGCTGGCATGGTCACGGCGCACCAGTACGACGGCACCGCGACGGTGGTCACCGCACAGGATCCGAAGCGGCCGGAATACGGGTCGATCCAGCTGAAATTCACCGGCAGCCCGGTGGAACTGCGCCAGTGGGTGATCACCGACGGGGACGGCACGAAGACGACCGTGGTGCTGGGGGGGCTCCAGAAGAAAGATCTGCCGAACCGGCTTTTCTACATCGACCCGGAGCTTGAGAAGCTGAGGAATTGA
- a CDS encoding aminotransferase class I/II-fold pyridoxal phosphate-dependent enzyme — protein MFPERFSNLPAYAFPRLRALLDSHPAGGPVLHMSIGEPKHPFPDWVGPVMAEHAADFGRYPPNEGTPALRAAICGWLGRRYGVTLDPERQVMALNGTREGLYNAGMALIPETKNGQRPVVLMPNPFYQVYMISAISVGAEPVFVPATAETGHLPDFSSVAPEVLERTAMVYLCSPANPQGVMASADYWADLLALAEKHDFRIAADECYSEVYRDTAPVGALEVAAKMGADPERVLAFHSLSKRSNLPGLRSGFVAGGPESIARMKQLRAYSGAPLPLPVQHVSERLWGDEEHVTASRALYAAKYALADEILGHVPGYMSPQAGMFLWLPVPDGEAATLKLWQETGVRVLPGAYLSKAQPSGTPGAGYIRVALVAPFEETKAGLTAIRDCLFA, from the coding sequence ATGTTCCCCGAGCGGTTCTCGAACCTACCGGCCTATGCGTTCCCGCGTCTGCGGGCCTTGCTCGACTCGCATCCTGCGGGTGGTCCGGTGCTGCACATGTCGATCGGCGAGCCGAAGCACCCCTTTCCCGACTGGGTCGGGCCGGTCATGGCCGAGCACGCCGCCGACTTCGGGCGCTATCCGCCGAACGAGGGCACGCCCGCTCTGCGCGCGGCGATCTGCGGCTGGCTGGGGCGGCGCTATGGCGTGACGCTCGACCCGGAGCGTCAGGTGATGGCGCTGAACGGCACGCGCGAGGGGCTGTACAACGCCGGCATGGCGCTGATCCCCGAGACCAAGAACGGCCAGCGCCCGGTCGTGCTGATGCCCAACCCCTTCTATCAGGTCTACATGATCTCGGCGATTTCCGTGGGGGCCGAGCCGGTCTTTGTCCCCGCGACAGCCGAGACCGGGCACCTGCCGGATTTCTCGTCGGTCGCCCCCGAGGTGCTGGAGCGCACGGCGATGGTCTATCTCTGCTCGCCCGCGAACCCGCAGGGCGTGATGGCGAGCGCGGACTACTGGGCCGACCTGCTGGCGCTGGCGGAGAAGCACGACTTCCGCATCGCCGCGGACGAGTGCTACTCCGAGGTCTACCGCGACACGGCCCCGGTGGGCGCGCTGGAGGTGGCCGCGAAGATGGGCGCCGACCCCGAGCGGGTGCTGGCCTTTCATTCGCTGTCCAAGCGGTCGAACCTGCCGGGCCTGCGCTCGGGTTTCGTCGCGGGTGGACCCGAGAGCATCGCCCGCATGAAGCAGTTGCGCGCCTATTCGGGCGCACCGCTGCCCCTGCCGGTGCAGCATGTGTCGGAACGGCTGTGGGGGGACGAAGAGCACGTCACCGCCAGCCGCGCGCTTTACGCGGCGAAATACGCGCTGGCCGACGAGATTCTGGGGCATGTCCCCGGCTACATGAGCCCGCAGGCGGGCATGTTCCTATGGCTGCCTGTTCCGGACGGAGAGGCGGCGACCCTGAAGCTCTGGCAGGAGACCGGCGTGCGGGTGCTGCCCGGCGCCTACCTGTCGAAGGCGCAGCCCTCGGGCACGCCGGGCGCGGGATACATCCGGGTCGCCCTCGTGGCGCCCTTTGAAGAGACCAAGGCAGGACTGACGGCGATCAGGGACTGCCTGTTTGCATAA